In Raphanus sativus cultivar WK10039 chromosome 5, ASM80110v3, whole genome shotgun sequence, the following proteins share a genomic window:
- the LOC108856349 gene encoding ACT domain-containing protein ACR1 has protein sequence MMEIAYQPRIDSEIESLVERINPPSVCVDNDSDPDCTLVKVDSANKYGILLDMVQVLADLDLVISKSYISSDGDWFMDVFHVTDQLGNKLTDRSLILYIQQAICYSRKGGITKEMQSNLKREVQQRHVSTEHTAFEITGIDRPGLLSEISAVLSDIGCHVTAAVAWTHHERAAMVIYLEDGFNGGPIIDPIRKAQVKDHLDIVMEAHQRVGDESRVVVSVVEAKGAPVGWAHTERRLHELMYAEGDYENCFGCDCCSGDRCDALWRGRCERIHVAIEACNGYSMVNVKCRDRPKLLFDTVCALKELQFVVFHAVAGARGSTAEQEYFIRKKNGCTLETEGQRERLRHCLVAALSRRASRGFKIDVRTKNKMGLLSDVTRTVRESGLSITRAEMSTQGENAVGSFYVAGVNGGEKDANAVEAVVRELGGVVVSAVKTVGMVSTRLGSSSDVEEENRAKCSIGRMLWSKLERLSTSIRSL, from the exons TGTTTGTGTAGACAACGACTCAGACCCTGATTGTACACTTGTTAAG GTAGATAGCGCGAATAAGTACGGGATATTACTGGACATGGTCCAGGTTTTAGCTGATCTCGATCTCGTTATTTCCAAATCTTACATCTCATCTGATGGCGACTGGTTCATGGATG TGTTTCACGTGACGGACCAACTCGGGAACAAGCTCACAGACCGTAGCCTGATTCTCTACATTCAGCAG GCAATATGTTATAGTAGAAAGGGAGGTATCACAAAAGAGATGCAGAGTAATCTAAAACGTGAAGTGCAGCAGCGACACGTGTCAACAGAGCACACGGCGTTTGAGATAACCGGAATTGACAGACCGGGTCTACTGTCCGAGATCTCAGCCGTACTTTCCGACATTGGATGTCATGTGACTGCAGCTGTTGCGTGGACCCACCACGAGCGAGCGGCGATGGTGATTTATCTAGAAGACGGGTTTAACGGTGGGCCCATAATCGACCCAATAAGAAAGGCCCAAGTGAAGGATCATCTGGACATAGTCATGGAGGCCCATCAAAGAGTGGGCGATGAGTCTCGTGTCGTCGTGAGTGTGGTCGAGGCTAAAGGAGCTCCGGTCGGATGGGCCCACACCGAGCGACGGCTTCACGAGCTCATGTACGCTGAGGGAGACTACGAGAATTGCTTTGGCTGCGACTGCTGCAGTGGAGACAG ATGTGATGCGTTGTGGAGGGGAAGATGCGAGAGGATACACGTAGCGATCGAAGCATGCAATGGCTATTCAATGGTGAATGTAAAGTGTAGAGACAGACCAAAACTATTGTTCGACACGGTATGTGCGTTAAAAGAGTTACAATTCGTTGTGTTTCACGCCGTCGCCGGGGCTAGAGGCTCGACGGCGGAGCAGGAATATTTCATAAGGAAGAAGAACGGGTGCACGTTAGAAACGGAAGGACAGAGGGAGAGACTAAGGCATTGTTTGGTAGCTGCGTTGTCGAGACGCGCTTCACGCGGGTTCAAGATTGACGTTCGGACAAAGAACAAGATGGGGTTGTTGTCGGATGTGACGAGAACTGTGAGAGAGAGCGGTTTGTCTATAACGAGAGCAGAGATGAGTACTCAAGGTGAGAATGCGGTTGGTTCGTTTTATGTCGCTGGGGTGAACGGTGGTGAGAAGGATGCGAATGCGGTTGAAGCGGTTGTAAGAGAATTGGGTGGGGTGGTTGTCTCGGCGGTTAAGACAGTTGGGATGGTGTCTACGAGGTTAGGTTCGTCGAGTGATGTGGAGGAGGAAAACAGAGCTAAGTGCTCGATTGGGAGAATGCTATGGTCGAAGTTGGAGAGACTGTCGACGTCGATCAGATCCTTGTGA